One region of Streptomyces sp. NBC_00442 genomic DNA includes:
- a CDS encoding aldehyde dehydrogenase has protein sequence MTELVEHGQLFIGGELTDPLGSDVIEVISPHTEQVIGRVPHASRADVDRAVAAARTSFDTGPWARATPEERIEVVSRIKDAILARHEEIARSISSQNGSPYSWSVLAQALGAMMVWDSAITVARQFPYEERRSGALGPLLVRREPVGVVAAVVPWNVPQFVAAAKLAPALLTGCSVVLKPSPETPLDSYILGEIAAEAGLPEGVLSILPADREVSEYLVGHPGVDKVAFTGSVAAGKRVMEVAARNLTRVTLELGGKSAAVILPDADLEATVAGVVPAAWMNNGQACVAQTRILAPRARYDEFAEAFAAAAGALVVGDPMDAATQVGPLVAERQQRRSLDYIRIGQEEGAKILSGGGRPAGLDHGWYVEPTLFGGVDNTMRIAREEIFGPVICLLPYGDEAEALRIANDSDYGLSGSVWTGDVEHGIDFGRRVRTGTFNVNTFSLDMLGPFGGYKSSGVGREFGPEGFGEYLEHKMIHLPAGHGGE, from the coding sequence ATGACCGAGCTCGTGGAACACGGACAGCTGTTCATCGGCGGGGAGTTGACCGACCCCCTCGGTTCCGACGTCATCGAGGTGATCTCGCCCCACACCGAGCAGGTCATCGGTCGCGTACCCCACGCGAGCCGGGCCGACGTGGACCGGGCCGTGGCCGCCGCGCGCACCTCCTTCGACACCGGGCCCTGGGCGCGGGCCACGCCCGAGGAGCGCATCGAGGTGGTGTCGCGGATCAAGGACGCGATCCTGGCGCGGCACGAGGAGATCGCCCGGTCGATCAGCTCGCAGAACGGGTCGCCGTACTCCTGGAGCGTGCTCGCCCAGGCGCTCGGCGCGATGATGGTGTGGGACTCGGCCATCACCGTCGCACGCCAATTCCCGTACGAGGAAAGGCGGTCGGGCGCGCTCGGCCCGCTCCTCGTGCGGCGCGAGCCGGTCGGCGTCGTGGCGGCCGTGGTGCCGTGGAACGTGCCCCAGTTCGTGGCCGCGGCCAAGCTCGCCCCCGCGCTCCTCACCGGCTGCTCGGTGGTCCTCAAGCCGTCGCCCGAGACGCCGCTCGACTCCTACATCCTCGGCGAGATCGCCGCCGAGGCCGGGCTTCCCGAGGGCGTCCTGTCGATCCTGCCCGCGGACCGCGAGGTCAGCGAGTACCTCGTCGGACACCCCGGCGTCGACAAGGTGGCCTTCACCGGATCCGTCGCGGCCGGCAAGCGCGTGATGGAGGTCGCCGCGCGCAACCTCACCCGCGTCACCCTGGAGCTCGGCGGCAAGTCGGCCGCCGTGATCCTTCCCGACGCCGACCTGGAGGCGACCGTCGCGGGTGTGGTGCCGGCGGCCTGGATGAACAACGGGCAGGCCTGTGTGGCCCAGACCCGCATCCTCGCGCCGCGGGCCCGCTACGACGAGTTCGCCGAGGCGTTCGCCGCGGCCGCGGGCGCGCTCGTCGTCGGGGACCCGATGGACGCGGCCACCCAGGTCGGACCGCTCGTCGCCGAGCGGCAGCAGCGCCGCTCGCTCGACTACATCCGGATCGGGCAGGAGGAGGGCGCCAAGATCCTCAGCGGGGGCGGCCGGCCGGCCGGACTCGACCACGGCTGGTACGTGGAGCCGACCCTGTTCGGCGGGGTCGACAACACCATGCGCATCGCCCGCGAGGAGATCTTCGGGCCGGTCATCTGCCTGCTGCCGTACGGGGACGAGGCCGAGGCGCTCCGGATCGCCAACGACTCCGACTACGGGCTCAGCGGCAGCGTGTGGACCGGCGACGTCGAGCACGGCATCGACTTCGGGCGCCGGGTGCGGACCGGGACCTTCAACGTCAACACCTTCAGCCTGGACATGCTCGGCCCGTTCGGCGGCTACAAGTCCTCCGGTGTGGGACGGGAGTTCGGGCCCGAGGGATTCGGCGAGTACCTGGAACACAAGATGATCCACCTTCCCGCCGGACACGGAGGCGAGTGA
- a CDS encoding ferredoxin, with protein MGDRWHIEVDRGVCIGSGMCVNHAPDGFELDTARQSHPRTADTDANEKVLAAAEGCPVEAILITLLDSRETVFPPED; from the coding sequence ATGGGCGACCGCTGGCACATCGAGGTCGACCGGGGCGTGTGCATCGGCTCGGGCATGTGCGTCAACCACGCACCCGACGGCTTCGAGCTCGACACCGCGCGCCAGTCCCATCCGCGTACCGCCGACACGGACGCCAACGAGAAGGTCCTGGCCGCCGCCGAGGGCTGCCCGGTCGAGGCCATCCTGATCACCCTGCTCGACTCCCGCGAAACCGTCTTCCCGCCCGAGGACTGA
- the lanKC gene encoding class III lanthionine synthetase LanKC, with product MDKRYEVFCLADRYFYETPDRLSSSRTGARVPLFELAERPAPQGWTSQLSGDWLHFNPDGIPGRRPMPQQGWKIHISACLGNAEKIAQIVWDYCVPRAVPFKFVPGRRPLHLRNSKYAGRGSSGKFVTIYPADDAQFQLILEELGALLEGEPGPYVLSDLRWGQGPLYVRYGGFTKRHCVDRNGVLVTAIENADGVLVPDRRDPVFHLPEWVALPEFLAPHLAARNATGTGDLPYRIERALHFSNGGGVYAGTDTRTGEKVVLKEARPYAGLAADGADAVARLEQERAALEQVAGSGVAPAVRDWFTLGEHRFLVMDFLEGRSLNSFFAYRHPLIGADPDPDAIAEYTRWALRIVAATEDAVAAVHECGIVFNDLHMFNIMVDPDEQGVRLLDFEAALPVDDHIGQAMAHPGFIAPLDRKGFDVDRYALACLRIALFVPMTSLLVIDRAKAAHLAEIAASQFPGLPAGYLDEAVRVIEGEPAPDAGRAPAAPGHGRVRFEPGDWPASRDSMARAILASATPERDDRLFPGDIAQFATGGGLGLAHGAAGVLYALAETGAARYPEGEQWLLAHTAPPPSGSPLGLYDGLAGAAYVLDRLGHTERARELIETVLAEKWQRLAPELHGGLAGLGLVLDQLGFKEQALEVADVLAERAGEGRRAGLLHGAAGPALFCLRLYESTGDPALLDRAAEELRRDLDRCVVNPSGTLVVNDTTRTLPYLGGGSVGIAAVLDDFLAHRPDEAFRTAREQILPAARSRYYAQSGLFNGRAGMVLHLARTGAPREWTDEQIRGLGWFALPYEGHLAFPGDQLMRLSMDLGTGTAGCLLALGAALADRPVGLPFLAPLPAAPPGGPTNGPIRG from the coding sequence ATGGACAAGCGGTACGAGGTCTTCTGTCTGGCGGACAGATATTTCTACGAGACCCCGGACCGCTTGTCCTCCTCGCGCACCGGTGCCCGTGTGCCGCTCTTCGAGCTGGCCGAGCGCCCCGCCCCGCAGGGCTGGACCTCCCAACTCTCCGGCGACTGGCTGCACTTCAATCCGGACGGCATACCCGGCCGCAGACCGATGCCGCAGCAGGGCTGGAAGATCCACATATCCGCCTGTCTCGGCAACGCCGAGAAGATCGCGCAGATCGTGTGGGACTACTGCGTCCCGCGGGCCGTCCCGTTCAAGTTCGTGCCGGGACGCCGGCCGCTGCACCTGCGCAACTCCAAGTACGCGGGACGCGGCTCCAGCGGCAAGTTCGTCACGATCTACCCGGCCGACGACGCCCAGTTCCAGCTCATACTCGAAGAGTTGGGCGCCCTGCTCGAAGGCGAGCCGGGGCCGTACGTCCTCAGCGATCTGCGCTGGGGCCAGGGCCCCCTCTACGTCCGCTACGGCGGCTTCACCAAGCGGCACTGCGTCGACAGGAACGGCGTCCTGGTCACGGCGATCGAGAACGCCGACGGGGTGCTCGTGCCCGACCGCCGCGACCCCGTCTTCCATCTTCCCGAGTGGGTCGCGCTGCCCGAGTTCCTCGCGCCGCACCTCGCGGCCCGCAACGCGACCGGCACCGGTGACCTGCCCTACCGCATCGAGCGCGCCCTGCACTTCTCCAACGGAGGCGGCGTCTACGCCGGGACCGACACCCGCACCGGCGAGAAGGTCGTCCTGAAGGAAGCGCGGCCGTACGCCGGGCTCGCCGCGGACGGCGCCGACGCCGTGGCCCGCCTGGAGCAGGAGAGAGCGGCCCTGGAGCAGGTCGCGGGGAGCGGTGTCGCACCCGCCGTGCGCGACTGGTTCACCCTCGGCGAGCACCGCTTCCTCGTCATGGACTTCCTCGAAGGCCGCTCCCTCAACTCCTTCTTCGCCTACCGCCACCCGCTCATCGGCGCCGATCCGGACCCGGACGCGATCGCCGAGTACACCCGGTGGGCGCTGCGCATCGTGGCGGCGACCGAGGACGCGGTGGCCGCCGTGCACGAGTGCGGCATCGTCTTCAACGACCTGCACATGTTCAACATCATGGTCGACCCCGACGAACAGGGCGTGCGGCTCCTCGACTTCGAGGCGGCGCTGCCCGTCGACGACCACATCGGCCAGGCCATGGCCCACCCCGGCTTCATCGCCCCCCTGGACCGCAAGGGCTTCGACGTCGACCGCTACGCACTGGCGTGCCTGCGGATCGCGCTGTTCGTGCCGATGACGAGCCTGCTGGTCATCGACCGCGCCAAGGCCGCCCACCTCGCCGAGATCGCCGCCTCCCAGTTCCCCGGTCTGCCCGCCGGCTACCTCGACGAAGCGGTCCGGGTGATCGAGGGGGAGCCCGCGCCGGACGCCGGGCGCGCTCCCGCCGCCCCGGGCCACGGGCGGGTGCGGTTCGAGCCGGGCGACTGGCCCGCGAGCCGGGACTCCATGGCCCGCGCCATCCTCGCCTCCGCCACCCCCGAGCGCGACGACCGGCTCTTCCCCGGCGACATCGCCCAGTTCGCCACGGGCGGCGGCCTCGGCCTCGCCCACGGCGCGGCCGGAGTGCTGTACGCGCTCGCCGAGACCGGTGCCGCCCGCTACCCCGAGGGCGAGCAGTGGCTGCTCGCGCACACCGCCCCGCCGCCGTCCGGGAGCCCGCTCGGCCTCTACGACGGGCTGGCCGGCGCCGCGTACGTCCTCGACCGGCTCGGCCACACCGAACGGGCCCGCGAGCTGATCGAGACCGTCCTGGCCGAGAAATGGCAGCGACTCGCCCCCGAACTCCACGGCGGACTCGCCGGTCTTGGCCTCGTGCTCGACCAACTCGGCTTCAAGGAGCAGGCGTTGGAGGTCGCGGACGTGCTCGCCGAGCGCGCGGGCGAGGGTCGCCGCGCCGGGCTGCTGCACGGCGCCGCCGGGCCGGCCCTGTTCTGCCTGCGCCTGTACGAGTCCACCGGTGACCCCGCGCTGCTCGACCGGGCCGCCGAGGAACTGCGCCGCGACCTCGACCGCTGCGTCGTCAACCCGTCCGGCACCCTGGTCGTCAACGACACCACCCGGACCCTTCCCTACCTCGGCGGGGGCAGCGTCGGCATCGCCGCCGTCCTCGACGACTTCCTCGCCCACCGGCCCGACGAGGCGTTCCGCACGGCGCGTGAGCAGATCCTGCCCGCCGCCCGCTCCCGGTACTACGCGCAGTCCGGCCTCTTCAACGGGCGCGCCGGCATGGTGCTCCACCTCGCGAGGACCGGGGCGCCACGGGAGTGGACCGACGAGCAGATCCGCGGCCTCGGCTGGTTCGCGCTTCCCTACGAAGGCCATCTCGCCTTTCCCGGCGACCAGTTGATGCGCCTGTCCATGGACCTCGGAACCGGCACGGCGGGCTGCCTCCTGGCACTCGGCGCCGCCCTCGCCGACCGGCCCGTCGGACTGCCCTTCCTGGCGCCCCTCCCCGCCGCCCCGCCGGGCGGCCCCACGAACGGCCCCATCCGGGGCTGA
- a CDS encoding SapB/AmfS family lanthipeptide, translating into MSLLDLQNLDVELDIDEGDGGHGGGHGGGSSLSLLLCDSVASVSLCL; encoded by the coding sequence ATGTCCCTTCTCGACCTGCAGAACCTCGACGTTGAGCTCGACATCGACGAGGGCGACGGCGGCCACGGCGGCGGTCACGGCGGCGGCAGCTCCCTGAGCCTGCTGCTCTGTGACAGCGTCGCGAGCGTGTCGCTCTGCCTGTGA
- a CDS encoding ABC transporter ATP-binding protein, protein MLLRETIRQSAGPGTLILILSCASAGAGLALPAALGRALDLVLAGRQPQAGPWIAWCVALTVLAVLVGALESAVTATATARSAAWLRRRVLGHVLDAETRQACSEGELVARLTGNAVQGATVPVSVAAAVAAVLTPVGGLVALALTDWLTAVVVLAGMPLFALLLKVFVRGSGASSAGYLRVQGEIAGRLLEAVRGARTIAAAGHPERDARRILAPLPDLSRQGHRMWEVLGRSTAQAAVLLPLLQLTVLAVAGLRVAGGDLSVGGLLAAWRYAALATGTGALVGMVNTLTRGRTALARLQDVTAAPVTTYGNGRLPTGSGELRLRGVTHGPLRGLDLTVPGGSVVAVVGRSGSGKSALAAVAGRLADPERGTVALDGVPLPSLARDELRREVGYAFARPVLLGATVGATIAYGAHDPGDAAVREAARAACADDFIRTMPDGYATPCADAPLSGGECQRLGLARAFAHRGRLLILDDATSSLDSATELKISQALLHGSGTRIVIALKASTAARADLVVWLEDGRPRAVAPHHELHRLADYRAVFGEAEAAC, encoded by the coding sequence TTGCTGTTGCGTGAAACCATCCGGCAGAGCGCCGGCCCCGGCACCCTGATCCTGATCCTGAGCTGCGCCTCCGCCGGCGCCGGGCTCGCCCTGCCCGCGGCGCTCGGCCGCGCGCTCGACCTGGTGCTCGCGGGACGGCAGCCGCAGGCAGGCCCCTGGATCGCGTGGTGTGTCGCGCTCACCGTACTCGCGGTGCTCGTCGGCGCCCTCGAATCGGCCGTCACCGCCACCGCGACCGCCCGCAGCGCCGCCTGGCTGCGCCGCCGCGTCCTCGGTCACGTCCTGGACGCCGAAACACGACAGGCTTGCTCGGAAGGCGAGTTGGTCGCACGGCTCACCGGCAACGCGGTACAGGGCGCGACCGTGCCCGTCTCCGTCGCCGCCGCCGTCGCCGCGGTCCTCACCCCGGTCGGCGGCCTCGTCGCCCTCGCGCTCACCGACTGGCTGACCGCCGTGGTGGTGCTCGCCGGAATGCCCCTGTTCGCCCTGCTCCTGAAGGTGTTCGTGCGCGGCTCCGGCGCCAGCAGCGCGGGCTATCTGCGCGTGCAGGGCGAGATCGCGGGCCGGCTGCTCGAAGCGGTGCGCGGCGCCCGCACCATCGCCGCCGCCGGACACCCCGAACGCGACGCGCGGCGCATCCTTGCCCCGCTGCCCGACCTTTCCCGCCAGGGCCACCGCATGTGGGAGGTCCTCGGCCGCTCCACCGCGCAGGCCGCGGTGCTGCTGCCGCTGCTCCAGCTCACGGTCCTCGCCGTCGCCGGACTGCGTGTGGCGGGCGGCGACCTGAGCGTCGGCGGCCTCCTCGCCGCCTGGCGCTACGCGGCGCTCGCCACCGGCACCGGCGCCCTGGTCGGCATGGTCAACACCCTGACCCGCGGCCGCACCGCGCTGGCCCGGCTCCAGGACGTGACCGCCGCCCCCGTCACGACGTACGGGAATGGCCGACTCCCCACAGGATCGGGTGAGTTGAGGCTCCGGGGGGTGACGCACGGCCCGCTGCGCGGTCTCGACCTGACCGTGCCCGGCGGGTCCGTCGTGGCCGTCGTCGGGCGCTCCGGCAGCGGCAAGTCGGCGCTCGCCGCCGTAGCGGGCCGGCTCGCCGACCCCGAGCGCGGCACGGTCGCCCTCGACGGCGTACCCCTGCCGTCGCTCGCCCGTGACGAACTGCGCCGCGAGGTCGGCTACGCCTTCGCCCGGCCCGTCCTGCTCGGCGCCACCGTGGGCGCCACCATCGCCTACGGTGCCCACGACCCGGGCGACGCCGCGGTGCGGGAGGCGGCCCGCGCCGCCTGCGCCGACGACTTCATCCGCACGATGCCCGACGGCTACGCCACGCCCTGCGCCGACGCCCCGCTCTCCGGCGGCGAGTGCCAACGCCTCGGCCTGGCACGGGCGTTCGCGCACCGCGGGCGACTCCTCATCCTGGACGACGCGACCTCAAGCCTCGACTCCGCGACCGAACTCAAGATCTCCCAGGCGCTGCTGCACGGCAGCGGCACCCGGATCGTCATCGCCCTGAAGGCCTCCACCGCGGCCCGCGCCGACCTGGTGGTGTGGCTGGAGGACGGCCGCCCGCGCGCCGTCGCCCCCCACCACGAGCTGCATCGACTCGCCGACTACCGCGCGGTGTTCGGGGAGGCCGAGGCGGCGTGCTGA
- a CDS encoding response regulator transcription factor, whose translation MIRVLLVHDACLLRLALADRLAREPDLEIHHAAWRGAPALSRLLSPDVCAADLDCSESYGIAPLGELTGCRPGTGKSRLLVLADAHRPGPLKRAADAQARGYVDKGGTPEQLVLAIRQVAEGKRFVDDSLGFSFLRAAEMPLTRRELSVLSLAAEGASVSDIALRLHLSNGTVRNYMAAITRKTGARNRVDAIRISQGEGWV comes from the coding sequence GTGATCCGGGTACTTCTCGTGCACGACGCGTGTCTTTTGCGGTTGGCCCTGGCCGACCGCCTCGCACGCGAGCCCGACCTCGAAATCCACCACGCGGCATGGCGCGGCGCCCCGGCGCTGTCGCGATTATTGAGCCCGGACGTCTGCGCGGCCGACCTGGACTGTTCGGAGTCCTACGGAATCGCACCGCTCGGCGAACTGACCGGCTGCCGGCCCGGCACCGGCAAGAGCCGGCTCCTGGTCCTGGCCGACGCACACCGTCCGGGTCCCCTGAAGCGGGCGGCCGACGCCCAGGCCCGCGGCTACGTGGACAAGGGGGGCACGCCCGAGCAGCTCGTCCTCGCGATAAGACAGGTCGCCGAAGGGAAACGGTTCGTCGACGACTCGCTCGGGTTCAGTTTCCTCAGAGCCGCCGAAATGCCGCTCACCCGACGCGAGTTGAGCGTGCTCTCACTCGCCGCGGAGGGCGCCTCGGTCTCCGACATCGCCCTGCGGCTCCATCTTTCCAACGGCACCGTACGCAATTACATGGCCGCCATCACCCGCAAGACGGGGGCGCGCAACCGGGTCGACGCGATCAGAATCTCCCAGGGGGAGGGGTGGGTGTGA
- a CDS encoding TetR family transcriptional regulator → MTAEVKAATAASPPLTERQEARRRRILHASAQLASRGGFDAVQMREVAEAAGVALGTLYRYFPSKIHLLVATMQDQLQHMHSTLRKHPPSGEASAERVAETLMRAFRALQREPHLADAMVRALTFADRSVSPEVDTVSRQTTAIILDAMGLDHPTPEQLSAVRVIEHTWHSALITWLSGRASIAQVKIDIETVCKLIDLTTPPPR, encoded by the coding sequence ATGACAGCGGAAGTCAAGGCGGCCACCGCGGCCTCTCCTCCCCTGACGGAACGCCAGGAGGCGCGGCGCCGCCGCATCCTGCACGCGAGCGCCCAGCTGGCCAGCCGCGGCGGCTTCGACGCGGTGCAGATGCGTGAGGTGGCCGAGGCCGCGGGGGTCGCGCTCGGCACCTTGTACCGCTATTTCCCGTCCAAGATCCACCTGTTGGTCGCCACCATGCAGGACCAGTTGCAGCACATGCACAGCACGCTGCGCAAGCACCCGCCGTCCGGCGAGGCCTCGGCCGAGCGGGTGGCCGAAACTCTCATGCGGGCCTTCCGCGCGCTCCAGCGCGAGCCGCATCTGGCGGACGCGATGGTGCGGGCGCTCACCTTCGCGGACCGCTCGGTGAGCCCCGAGGTGGACACGGTCTCGCGGCAGACCACGGCGATCATCCTGGACGCGATGGGCCTCGACCATCCGACCCCGGAGCAGCTCTCGGCGGTCCGGGTCATCGAGCACACCTGGCACTCGGCCCTGATCACGTGGCTCTCGGGCCGGGCGTCCATCGCCCAGGTCAAGATCGACATCGAAACGGTGTGCAAACTGATCGACCTCACCACACCCCCACCCCGCTAG
- a CDS encoding glycosyltransferase family 4 protein yields MTAEAIEAGPRTGDAGRAGDGPLRIALLTYKGNPFCGGQGVYVRHLSRELARLGHHVEVIGAQPYPVLDEGVPLTELPSMDLYRSPDPFRTPARDEYRDWIDHLEVATMRTGGFPEPLTFSLRARRHLAARRGEFDVVHDNQTLGYGLLGALGAPLVTTIHHPITVDRGLELDAAPDWKRRLSVRRWYGFTQMQKRVARRLPSVLTVSGTSKGEIVDHLGVREDRIEVVHIGADTALWSPDPAVAEVPGRIVTTSSADVPLKGLVFLVEALAKVRAEHPDAHLVVVGRRAEDGPVAQAIEKYGLGHAVEFVKGITDAELVDLVRSAQIACVPSLYEGFSLPAAEAMATGTPLLATTGGAIPEVAGTDGETCLAVPPGDAGALAAGLTRLLADPALRGRLGAAGRERVLERFTWRRAAIGTADLYRSAIAAQGRAARKAAR; encoded by the coding sequence GTGACCGCTGAGGCCATAGAGGCAGGCCCCCGCACCGGGGACGCCGGCCGTGCGGGCGACGGCCCGCTGCGGATCGCGCTCCTGACCTACAAGGGGAACCCGTTCTGCGGCGGCCAGGGCGTCTACGTCCGCCACCTCTCGCGCGAACTCGCCCGGCTCGGGCACCACGTCGAGGTGATCGGCGCCCAGCCCTACCCCGTGCTCGACGAGGGCGTTCCCCTCACCGAGCTCCCCAGCATGGACCTGTACCGCTCGCCCGACCCCTTCCGCACGCCCGCGCGGGACGAGTACCGGGACTGGATCGACCACCTCGAAGTGGCCACCATGCGCACCGGCGGCTTCCCCGAGCCGCTCACCTTCTCGCTCCGCGCCCGGCGTCATCTGGCCGCCCGCCGCGGCGAGTTCGACGTCGTCCACGACAACCAGACGCTCGGCTACGGGCTGCTCGGCGCCCTCGGCGCGCCCCTGGTCACCACGATCCACCACCCCATCACCGTGGACCGGGGGCTCGAACTGGACGCGGCCCCCGACTGGAAGCGCCGCCTCTCCGTGCGCCGCTGGTACGGCTTCACGCAGATGCAGAAGCGGGTGGCCCGCCGGCTGCCCAGCGTGCTCACCGTCTCCGGCACCTCCAAGGGCGAGATCGTCGACCACCTCGGGGTGCGCGAGGACCGCATCGAGGTCGTGCACATCGGTGCCGACACCGCCCTGTGGTCGCCCGACCCCGCCGTCGCCGAAGTCCCCGGCCGGATCGTGACCACGTCGAGCGCCGACGTTCCGCTCAAGGGCCTGGTCTTCCTCGTCGAGGCCCTCGCCAAGGTGCGCGCCGAACACCCCGACGCCCACCTCGTCGTCGTCGGCAGGCGCGCCGAGGACGGACCCGTCGCCCAGGCCATCGAGAAGTACGGACTCGGCCACGCCGTCGAGTTCGTCAAGGGCATCACCGACGCCGAACTCGTCGACCTCGTGCGCTCCGCGCAGATCGCCTGCGTACCGTCGCTGTACGAGGGCTTCTCGCTGCCCGCGGCCGAGGCCATGGCCACCGGCACCCCGCTGCTCGCCACGACCGGCGGCGCCATTCCGGAGGTCGCGGGCACCGACGGCGAAACCTGCCTCGCGGTGCCGCCCGGTGACGCGGGAGCGCTGGCCGCCGGCCTCACCCGGCTCCTCGCCGACCCGGCGCTGCGCGGCCGCCTCGGCGCGGCCGGGCGCGAACGGGTCCTGGAACGCTTCACCTGGCGCCGCGCGGCCATCGGCACCGCGGACCTGTACCGCTCGGCGATCGCCGCCCAGGGCCGCGCGGCCCGGAAGGCCGCCAGGTGA
- a CDS encoding class I SAM-dependent methyltransferase yields the protein MLTVDFSRFPLAPGDRVLDLGCGAGRHAFECYRRGAQVVALDQNGEEIREVAKWFAAMKEAGEAPEGATATAMEGDALNLPFPDESFDVVIISEVMEHIPDDKGVLAEMVRVLRPGGRIAVTVPRYGPEKVCWALSDAYHEVEGGHIRIYRATELIGKMKQAGLKPYGSHHAHALHSPYWWLKCAFGVDNDKALPVKAYHQLLVWDIMKTPGISTVTRLAERALNPVVGKSFVAYATKPHLPVLAEKPAEKPAEKSAAK from the coding sequence GTGCTGACCGTCGACTTCTCCCGTTTCCCGCTCGCCCCGGGCGACCGCGTGCTCGACCTGGGCTGCGGCGCGGGCCGGCACGCCTTCGAGTGCTACCGGCGCGGCGCCCAGGTCGTGGCCCTCGACCAGAACGGCGAGGAGATCCGCGAGGTCGCGAAGTGGTTCGCCGCGATGAAGGAGGCCGGTGAGGCACCCGAGGGAGCGACCGCCACCGCCATGGAGGGCGACGCGCTCAATCTCCCCTTCCCCGACGAGTCCTTCGACGTCGTGATCATCTCCGAGGTCATGGAGCACATCCCCGACGACAAGGGCGTGCTCGCCGAGATGGTCCGCGTCCTGAGGCCCGGCGGCCGCATCGCGGTCACCGTGCCGCGGTACGGGCCCGAGAAGGTGTGCTGGGCGCTCTCCGACGCCTACCACGAGGTCGAGGGCGGCCACATCCGCATCTACCGGGCCACCGAGCTCATCGGCAAGATGAAGCAGGCCGGCCTCAAGCCGTACGGCAGCCACCACGCGCACGCGCTGCACTCGCCGTACTGGTGGCTCAAGTGCGCCTTCGGCGTCGACAACGACAAGGCGCTGCCGGTGAAGGCGTACCACCAGCTCCTGGTCTGGGACATCATGAAGACGCCCGGCATCAGCACCGTCACCCGGCTCGCCGAGCGGGCCCTCAACCCGGTCGTCGGCAAGAGCTTCGTGGCGTACGCGACCAAGCCGCACCTGCCCGTGCTCGCGGAGAAGCCCGCGGAGAAGCCCGCAGAGAAGAGCGCCGCCAAGTGA
- a CDS encoding prenyltransferase has translation MTSPERTEHLVLPGVLTAGQAGRTVAALLAVQRADGAIPWFRGHHLDPWDHTEAAMALDAAGEHAAAERAYDWLVRHQNADGSWYAAYHDGEHDKVTDHGQESNFVAYIAVGVWHHYLATGDDTFLDRMWPAVHAAVEWVLALQQSGGQIGWKREEDGTAVTDALLTGSSSVHHALRCALAVAEQLEEPQPDWELATGALAHAIEHHPERFLDKSRYSMDWYYPVLGGALTGAAAQARIASMWEAFVVPGLGVRCVLPNPWVTGGESCELALALWAMGESDRALEILQSIRHLRDEASGMYWTGYVFEGDRAMWPEELTTWTAGSLLLAVAALGGDEATGAVFGGERLPRGLAPSCCG, from the coding sequence GTGACCTCTCCGGAGCGCACCGAGCACCTCGTCCTGCCCGGGGTGCTCACCGCCGGGCAGGCCGGGCGGACGGTCGCCGCGCTGCTCGCGGTGCAGCGCGCCGACGGCGCCATCCCCTGGTTCCGCGGCCACCACCTGGACCCGTGGGACCACACCGAGGCGGCGATGGCCCTGGACGCGGCGGGCGAGCACGCCGCCGCCGAGCGCGCCTACGACTGGCTGGTCCGGCACCAGAACGCGGACGGTTCCTGGTACGCCGCCTACCACGACGGCGAGCACGACAAGGTCACCGACCACGGCCAGGAGTCCAACTTCGTCGCCTACATCGCCGTCGGGGTCTGGCACCACTACCTCGCCACCGGCGACGACACCTTCCTCGACCGCATGTGGCCCGCGGTCCACGCCGCCGTCGAGTGGGTCCTCGCCCTCCAGCAGAGCGGCGGCCAGATCGGCTGGAAACGCGAGGAGGACGGCACCGCCGTCACCGACGCGCTGCTCACCGGAAGCTCCTCCGTGCACCACGCGCTGCGCTGCGCGCTCGCCGTCGCCGAACAGCTCGAAGAGCCGCAGCCCGACTGGGAGTTGGCGACCGGCGCGCTCGCCCACGCCATCGAGCACCACCCCGAACGCTTCCTCGACAAGTCCCGCTACTCCATGGACTGGTACTACCCCGTCCTCGGCGGCGCGCTCACCGGCGCCGCGGCGCAGGCCCGCATCGCATCGATGTGGGAGGCGTTCGTGGTGCCCGGCCTCGGCGTGCGCTGCGTGCTGCCGAACCCGTGGGTCACCGGCGGCGAGAGCTGCGAACTCGCCCTCGCGCTCTGGGCGATGGGGGAGTCGGACCGGGCCCTTGAGATCCTCCAGTCCATCCGGCACCTGCGGGACGAGGCGTCGGGCATGTACTGGACGGGGTACGTCTTCGAGGGCGACCGCGCGATGTGGCCGGAGGAGCTCACCACGTGGACGGCCGGCTCGCTGCTGCTCGCGGTGGCGGCGCTCGGCGGCGACGAGGCGACCGGCGCGGTGTTCGGCGGGGAACGGCTCCCCAGGGGCCTCGCGCCCTCCTGCTGCGGCTGA